One genomic segment of Musa acuminata AAA Group cultivar baxijiao chromosome BXJ3-3, Cavendish_Baxijiao_AAA, whole genome shotgun sequence includes these proteins:
- the LOC135633584 gene encoding patellin-6-like — MEASQATSEPVHSSKPATKRSLLRSLMEATAGATAVSTVPDSSPSFKEDTYLLSTLKSSEQKALRELKQLLSASPTPISMWGVPLAPSAPGDDRADVVLLKFLRARDFDAGQAHDMLLRCAEWRREFGADGVAEEELVGFKELEGVVAYMHGWDRRGHPVCYNAYGVFRDKAVYESVLGNPEKLKRFLRWRIQVMERGVRLLQLRPGGVNSIIQVTDLKDMPKRQLRAASNRILSLFQDNYPEMVTRKVFVNVPWYFTVMYSMIGPFLTERTKSKFVIAREGHVAETLYRFIRPEFVPVQYGGLSRPGDLQNGPPKPATEFTIKGGERMSLEIDGIEGGATITWDMVVGGWDLDYGAEYVPSDAGGYTVVVEKTRRIPATADEPIHHVFTAKEAGKMVLSVDNTNSRRRKVAAYRYFVCGSSSS, encoded by the exons ATGGAGGCATCTCAAGCAACCAGTGAGCCCGTTCATTCTTCCAAACCTGCCACCAAGCGAAGCCTGTTGAGATCTCTCATGGAGGCCACAGCCGGCGCCACGGCGGTCTCCACCGTCCCCGACAGCTCCCCTTCGTTCAAGGAGGACACCTACCTCCTCTCCACCCTCAAGTCGTCCGAGCAGAAGGCACTTCGGGAGCTCAAGCAGCTCCTCTCCGCCTCCCCCACGCCCATCTCCATGTGGGGCGTGCCACTCGCCCCCTCTGCGCCCGGCGACGACCGGGCCGACGTCGTCCTCCTCAAGTTCCTGCGAGCCCGCGACTTCGACGCGGGGCAGGCGCACGACATGTTGCTGCGGTGCGCGGAGTGGCGACGGGAGTTCGGCGCCGACGGGGTGGCGGAGGAGGAGCTGGTGGGGTTCAAGGAGCTGGAGGGCGTGGTGGCGTACATGCACGGCTGGGACCGGCGCGGCCACCCCGTGTGCTACAACGCCTACGGCGTATTCAGGGATAAGGCCGTGTACGAGAGCGTGCTGGGCAACCCCGAGAAGCTGAAGCGCTTCCTCCGGTGGCGCATCCAGGTCATGGAGCGCGGCGTCCGCCTGCTCCAGCTCCGTCCCGGCGGCGTCAACTCCATTATCCAGGTCACCGACCTCAAGGACATGCCCAAGCGCCAGCTCCGCGCCGCCTCCAATCGCATCCTCTCCCTCTTTCAGGACAATTACCCTGAAATGGTCACGAGAAAG GTGTTCGTCAACGTGCCGTGGTATTTTACCGTGATGTACTCAATGATCGGTCCATTTCTGACGGAGAGGACGAAGAGCAAGTTCGTGATCGCCAGAGAAGGGCATGTGGCTGAGACACTCTACAG GTTCATCAGGCCGGAGTTCGTGCCGGTGCAGTACGGAGGGCTGAGCAGGCCCGGGGATCTCCAGAACGGCCCACCCAAGCCAGCCACCGAGTTCACCATCAAAGGTGGAGAAAGAATGAGCCTTGAGATCGACGGCATTGAG GGAGGGGCGACCATCACCTGGGACATGGTGGTGGGAGGATGGGACTTAGACTACGGCGCTGAGTACGTGCCGAGCGACGCTGGAGGCTACACGGTCGTCGTGGAGAAGACGAGGAGAATTCCGGCCACGGCAGATGAGCCGATCCACCATGTGTTCACTGCCAAGGAGGCAGGGAAGATGGTGCTGTCCGTAGACAACACCAACTCGAGGAGAAGGAAGGTGGCTGCTTACAGATACTTCGTCTGCGGATCATCATCTTCTTAG
- the LOC135633582 gene encoding laccase-3-like gives MEVLKDSIIQCLLLLLLFGCASAEVHHHEFVVEATPVKRLCRTHNIITVNGQYPGPTLAVRDGDTLVVNVINRAKYNVTLHWHGVRQLRTAWADGPEFVTQCPIRPGGSYKYRFTIEEQEGTLWWHAHSSWLRATVHGALIIYPKHGSYPFPKPKKEIPVILGEWWNEDPIRVVRRAARTGAAPNVSDAFTINGQPGDLYKCSNKETTVFTVAPGETNLLRFINAALNNEHFISIAGHKMTVVAADAAYTKPFTTSVLMLAPGQTTDVLLTADQPAGRYYMAAHAYASARGVAFDNTTTTAILEYTNSGCPTKNRPGVRPAFPVLPAFNDTPTATAFAAGIRSPRPVKIPSPIDHHLFFTVGLGLFNCPPGRRCSGPNGTRFGASMNNVSFQLPTRLSILQAYHLGVRGVFTTDFPAAPPVQFDYTAANISRALWQPVPGTKLYPLKYGSVVQLVLQGTNIFAGEEHPMHIHGYHFYVLATGFGNFDPARDAASFNLVDPPLRNTVGVPVNGWAVIRFVADNPGVWLMHCHLDVHITWGLAMAFLVENGVGKLQSLEPPPADLPRC, from the exons ATGGAGGTTCTCAAGGACTCAATCATCCAATGcttgctgttgttgctgctgttTGGCTGTGCCAGTGCTGAAGTCCACCACCATGAGTTCGTG GTGGAAGCGACGCCAGTGAAGAGGCTGTGCAGGACCCACAACATCATCACAGTCAACGGCCAGTATCCCGGCCCGACACTGGCGGTCAGGGACGGGGACACGCTCGTGGTCAACGTCATCAACCGGGCCAAGTACAACGTCACGCTTCACTG GCACGGCGTTCGGCAGCTGCGGACGGCGTGGGCTGACGGCCCCGAGTTCGTGACGCAGTGCCCCATCAGGCCCGGCGGCAGCTACAAGTACCGGTTCACGATCGAGGAGCAGGAAGGCACGCTGTGGTGGCACGCGCACAGCTCCTGGCTCAGAGCCACCGTCCACGGCGCTCTCATCATCTACCCTAAACATGGCTCCTACCCTTTCCCTAAGCCCAAGAAAGAAATCCCCGTTATCCTTG GGGAGTGGTGGAACGAGGATCCCATTCGTGTAGTGCGGCGGGCGGCGAGGACCGGAGCCGCCCCAAATGTGTCCGATGCCTTCACAATCAATGGCCAGCCCGGCGATCTCTACAAATGCTCCAACAAAG AGACGACGGTGTTCACGGTGGCGCCCGGTGAGACCAACCTGCTGCGGTTCATCAACGCGGCCCTCAACAACGAGCACTTCATCAGCATCGCTGGCCACAAAATGACGGTGGTGGCGGCCGACGCCGCCTACACCAAGCCCTTCACCACCTCGGTCCTTATGCTGGCGCCGGGGCAGACGACCGACGTGCTCCTCACAGCCGACCAGCCGGCCGGGCGCTACTACATGGCCGCCCACGCCTACGCCAGCGCTCGCGGCGTCGCCTTCGacaacaccaccaccaccgccattcTCGAGTACACCAACAGCGGGTGCCCCACCAAGAACCGCCCCGGAGTCCGCCCAGCGTTCCCGGTGCTCCCGGCCTTCAACGACACGCCCACCGCCACTGCCTTCGCCGCCGGCATCAGAAGCCCACGCCCCGTCAAGATACCTAGCCCCATCGACCACCACCTCTTCTTCACCGTTGGACTGGGCCTGTTCAACTGCCCACCCGGCCGGCGCTGCAGCGGCCCCAACGGAACCCGTTTCGGCGCCAGCATGAACAACGTCTCCTTCCAGCTGCCCACCCGCCTCTCCATCCTGCAAGCCTATCACCTGGGAGTGCGGGGGGTGTTCACCACCGACTTCCCGGCGGCGCCACCGGTGCAGTTCGATTACACCGCCGCCAACATCAGCCGGGCGCTGTGGCAGCCTGTGCCAGGGACGAAGTTGTACCCGCTCAAGTACGGGTCGGTGGTGCAGCTGGTGCTGCAGGGCACCAACATCTTCGCGGGGGAGGAGCACCCCATGCACATCCACGGGTACCACTTTTACGTGCTGGCGACCGGGTTCGGCAACTTCGACCCCGCGAGGGACGCCGCCAGCTTCAACCTGGTGGACCCGCCGCTGCGGAACACGGTGGGGGTGCCGGTGAACGGGTGGGCGGTGATCCGGTTCGTGGCGGACAACCCGGGGGTGTGGCTGATGCACTGCCACCTCGACGTGCACATCACCTGGGGCTTGGCCATGGCGTTCCTGGTGGAGAACGGCGTCGGCAAGCTGCAGTCTCTGGAGCCGCCTCCGGCTGACCTTCCTCGGTGCTGA